The Stenotrophomonas sp. ZAC14D1_NAIMI4_1 DNA segment CGATCTGTTCGCCGCAGGCATCGTGCCGGCACTGCTGATGACCGTCGCCCTGATGCTGACCGGCTATGCCGTGGCACGCCGCCGCGGCTACGGCGTGGAAGTGTTCCCGGGGTGGCGCGCGGTGCTGCTGCGCATCGTCTCTGCCCTGCCCGGCCTGGGCCTGGTCGCGCTGATCTTCGTCGGCATCCGTGCGGGCATCTTCACTGCGGTCGAGAGTGCGGCCATCGCCGTGGTCTACGCCCTGCTGGTGACCACCGTGCTGTACCGGCAGCTGCGCTGGCGTGAGTTCTTCGACACCGTCATCCATGCCGCGCGCAGCACCGGCGTCATCCTGTTCGTCATCGCCACCGCCGCCGTGTTCGGCTGGCTGCTGGCCTACCTGCAGGTGCCGACCGCCGCAGTGGACTTCCTGCAGTCGTTCGCGCACAGCCAGTTCATGGTGCTGCTGATGATCGTGGTGATGCTGCTGCTGCTGGGCACCTTCATGGACCTGGCACCGATGATCCTGATCTGCACGCCGATCTTCCTGCCGGTGGCCAAGGCCTACGGCATCGATCCGATCCACTTCGGCCTGGTGCTGGTGCTGACCGGCGGTCTCGGCCTGGTGACGCCGCCGGTGGGCTCGGTGCTGTTCATCGGTACCTCCATCGGCAAGATCACCGTGGGCCAGAGCATGCGCACGATCTGGCCGTTCTGGTTCGCCGCGCTGGCGGTGCTGCTGATCGTCACCTTCTTCCCGCAGCTCTCGCTGTGGCTGCCGGCCGCGCTGCGCGCATGATGCGGCGTCGCGCGTTGCCGCTGTTGCTGGGCGTGGGCATGGCCGCCACTGCGGCCCACGCTGCGCCGCCGGCAGCAGCACCTGCCATTCCGGTGGGCAGCTTCAACGACGGCGTGAACCACTGGCGCAGCGGCCATGCCGAGGGTTACGCACGGCTGCAGCCACAGCAGTACCGGCAGATCGCCGACAACCTGCTGTTGCTGCAGCGCCGCTCCGGCGGCTGGCCGGTGAACCAGGACCCGCTGCGGGTGCTGGACGCCGCCGCGCGCGCGGCCGCCCTCGTAGCGCAGGATGAGCCCGGCGGCAGCTTCGACAACCGCACCACCTACACCCAGGTGGACTACCTGGCCGAAGCCTTCGCCCGCAGCGGCGACACCCGCTACCGCGACGCCGCACTGCGTGGGCTGGATTTCATCCTCGACCAGCAGATCGAGCGCTGTGGCGGCTGGCCGCATTCGGTGCCGGCACGCACCGACTACCACGACCGCATCACCTTCGCCGACGATGTCACCAGCGGCGTGCTGACCACGTTGCGCCAGGTGCAGGACGCACCGCGCTTCGCCTTCGTCGATGCCGCGCGCCGCGCGCGGGTGGCCACGGCGGTGCAGCGCGGCGATGCCTGCCTGCTGCGCCTGCAGGTGCGCCAGCACGGCCAGCCGACGCTCTGGGCCGGCCAGTACGATGCCACCACGCTGCAGCCGGCACCCGGGCGGAAGTTTGAACTGGCCGCGCTGGTGACCGACGAAAGCGTGGGCGTGGTGCGTTACCTGATGTCCATTCCTGATCCGTCGCCGCAGACGGTGCAGGCCATCGAAGGCGCGCTGGCGTGGTTCCAGGCCAACGCGCTGCATGGTCTGCGGCTGCAGACCTTCGACGCACCCGCCGAACAGTTCGCCCACCACCGCAGCACGGTCGATCGCCGCCTGCTGGCCGACCCGGCCGCGCCGCTGCTGTGGGGCCGCTTCCATGACCTGGCCGACAACAGCGTCGTGCTGGCCAACCGCCAGGGCGAACGCCTGCAGACCTACGAGCAGGTCGGCCGCGAGCGCCGCACCGGCTACCACTGGTATGGCACCTGGCCGCAGGCCCTGCTCGACCGCGATGCGCCGGCCTGGCGCGCGCGCCTCGGCCGCCCTGCCCCCTGACGCTGCACCTGCCACCGCACCCGCACCACGGAGGAACCCGATGCTGTCGCGCACCGCTCTGAAGTCCCTGCTTGCCGCCACCCTGCTGCTGGCCGTACCCGCCCTTGCCCAGGTCACGGCGCAGGCACCGGCCACGTCGTGGAAACGTGGCATCGAGAACCAGCGCCAGGCCGACCTGGGCGACGGCACCTACCTCAACCCGGTGTTCGCCGGTGACCGGCCCGATCCGTCTGTGCTGAAGGACGGCCAGGACTACTACCTCACCCTCTCTTCGTTCGACGCCTACCCGGGCCTGCCGATCTGGCATTCGCGCGACCTGGTGAACTGGCAGCCGCTGGGCCATGCGATCACGAAGAACGTGGGCGCGATCTGGGCGCCGGACATCGTCAAGCACGAAGGCCGCTACTACATCTATTTTCCGGCGCGCACCGGTGAACACCGCAGCAACTTCGTGGTCTGGGCCGACAGCATCAAGGGGCCGTGGAGCGAGCCGATCGACATCGGCCTGGGCGGCTACATCGACCCCGGCCACGCCGTGGGCGAGGACGGCAAGCGCTACCTGTTCCTCAGCGGCGGCGACTACGTGCAGCTGGCCGACGACGGCCTGAGCGTCGTCGGTACGCCGAAGCACGTCTACGACGGCTGGAAGTACCCGCAGAGCTGGGACGTGGAGGCCTACGCGCAGGAAGGCCCGAAGATCCACTTCCGCGATGGCTGGTACTACATGACCACCGCCGTGGGCGGCACCGCCGGCCCGCCGACCGGGCACATGGTGATCACCGCGCGCTCGCGCTCGATCCATGGGCCGTGGGTGAACGCGCCCAACAACCCGATCATGCGCACGCAGTCGGCCGCAGAGCCGTGGTGGTCGCGCGGCCATGCCACGGTGATCGAAGGCACCGACGGGCGCTGGTGGATGATGTACCACGGCTACGAGAACGGGTACTGGACCCTGGGCCGGCAGGCCCTGCTGGAACCGATCGAATGGACCGCCGATGGCTGGTTCGTGGCCAAGGGCGGCGACCTCGGCCAGCCGCTGCGCAAGCCGTCCGGTGAATCGGTGGGCGCGCACGGCATGGCCCTGTCCGATGACTTCCGCGGCAAGACGCTCGGCCCGCAGTGGTCGTTCTTCAACCCGGCCCAGGATGAATACCGGCGGCTGGGCTTCAGCGGCCAGGGCCTGGTGCTGCAGGGCAAGGGCCAGACCCCGCGCGACAGCTCGCCGCTGACCGCCATCGCCGGCGACAAGGCCTACCAGTTCGAGGTGGAGATGGACATCGCCCCGGGCGCGGTGGGCGGCGCCCTGCTGTTCTACAGCGACCGGCTGTACGTGGGCGTGGGCAGCAACGGCGAGAAGTTCATCATGCACCGCTACGGCGAGGAGCGCCCGACCCGCTTGGCGGCCAGCACGAAGGGCGGCAAGCTGTGGCTGCGGGTGACCAACAACCGCCACATCGTGACGATCCACTCCAGCACCGATGGCCAGCGCTGGGAGAAGTACCCGGTTCAGATGGAAGTGTCCGGTTACCATCACAATGTGGCTGGCAAGTTCCTGGCACTGAAACCGGCCCTGTATGCGGCCGGCGACGGTGCGGTAACCTTCCGCAGCTTCCGCTATCGCGCGCTGGACTGAGCGCGCGCTGGAATCCCCAGACTTACCGGGTTCACTACATGTCAGTGCGCAACAAGAACGATGCCGCCACGCCGGCATTGGCGAAGGGCAAGGCCGCCACGATCAACGACATCGCGCGACTGTCGGGAGTATCGAAGAAAACGGTTTCAAGGATCATCAACAACTCGCCCCTGGTGCGCAAGGACACGCGCGACAAGGTCGAGGCGCTGATGCGCGAGGTCGGCTACACGCCTGACCCGCTGGCCCGTGGCCTGGCCTTCCGCCGCTCCTTCCTGATCGGCATGGTCTACGACAACCCGACCGCCCAGTACATCGTGGACATGCAGTACGGCGCGCTGGACGCGCTGCGCGGCTCCAGCTTCGAACTGGTGGTGCACCCCTGCGACAGCCGCAGCCCGGGCTACATCGACGGCGTGCGCCGCTTCGTGCAGCAGCAGAAGCTGCACGGGGTGATCCTGGTGCCGCGTGCCTCCGAAGACCAGGCGCTGGCCGACATGCTGGACGAGATCGGCTGCCGCTTCACCCGCGTGGCGGCGCTGCCGCTGGATGACAGCTCGCAGATGGTGGTCACCCACGATCGCGACGGTGCGGCCGAAGCGGCCGATTACCTGCTCTCGCTCGGCCACCGCGACATCGCCCTGGTGACCGGCCCCAGCGCCTACCGTTCCGCGCACGAGCGCACGGCCGGCTTCATCGACGCGCTGTCCCAGCGTGGCATCGAGCTGCCCAAGGACCGCATCATCGAGGCCGGCTACACCTTCGAATCGGGCGTGGCCGCCGCCGAGAAGCTGCTGCTGGGCAAGCGGCGGCCGACCGCCATCTTCACCGGCAACGATGAAATGGCCGCCGGCATCTACAAGGTAGCGCTGCGTGCGGGCATCAACATCCCGCGCCAGCTGTCCATCGTCGGCTACGACGACAGCCCGCTGGCCTCGCGCCTGTGGCCGTCGCTGACCTCGGTGCGCCGCCACACCCGCGACACCGGCCGCACCGCCGCAGCGATGCTGATCCAGCCCGACAGCCAGGCCGCGCTGCAGATCGCCAGCGTGCGCCCGCACCTGATCGTGCGCGACTCCTGCCAGCCGCCAGAGGATTGAGGCCTTCGGCCTCAATCCGGTAGGTCGGTGGGTCACGACCGTTGGTCGTGACTCTCCAGCCCCGCTATCGTGCGACGCAAAATGACACCGGTTACCAACCGCCGCTAGAATCGACCACGAACCGCGCCGGGGCCGAACCCTTCGGCCCGCCCCCTGCTCTGGAGAAGCCATGTACTGCAAGACCCACTACGCCACCCATCCCGATGCCATCAAGGGCGCCAGCAACAACCAGCTTCGCGAGCTGTACCTGCTCGACGGCCTGTTCAATGCCGGCCAGGTGACCCTGAAGTACACCCACTACGAGCGCTTCGTGCTCGGCGGCGCCGCTCCGGTCGATGCCCCGCTGGCCCTGCCGGCACAGACCGAACCGGCCTCGGCCGCCGGTCATCCGTTCCTGGAGCGCCGCGAGCTGGGCGTGATCAACGTCGGCAGCGGCACCGGTACGGTCACCGTCGACGGCACCGTCTACACGCTGGGGCCGAAGGACGGCCTGTACGTGGCGATGGGCAGCAAGGACGTCGTGTTCGCCTCGCAGGACGCTGCCAACCCGGCGCAGTTCTACCTGGCCTCGACCCCGGCCCATGCGCGCTTCGAAACCAAGCAGCTGTCGATCAAGGATGCAGTGGCGCTGGATCGCGGCGCGCTGGAAACCAGCAACGAGCGCACCATCTACCAGTACATCGTGCCGGCCACCTGCCAGTCCTCGCAGCTGCTGCTGGGCCTGACCGTGCTGAAGCCGGGCAGCGTCTGGAACACCATGCCGCCGCACCTGCACGACCGCCGCAGCGAGGTCTATTTCTACTTCGACCTGGGCGCCAACGACCGCGTCTACCACTTCATGGGCGAACCGGACGCGCAGCGCCACATCGTCATGCAGAACAACGAAGCGGTGGTGTCGCCGCCGTGGTCGATCCACATGGGCGCCGGCACCAGCAACTACGCCTTCATCTGGGCGATGGGTGGCGAGAACCTGGATTACACAGACATGCACGTGCTGGACATCTGCCAGCTCAAGTAAGCCCTGCCCGGCCGCCGCGCACCGCGCGCCGGCGGCCGTCGCCGCACCCCCCGCTCGCCTCTACCAAGGAACGCATACGCAATGGCTAATCCCTTCAGCCTGGAAGGCAAGGTCGCTCTGGTAACCGGTGGCAATACCGGCCTGGGCCAGGGCATCGCCGTGGCACTGGCCGCCGCTGGCGCCGACGTCGCCGTGGCCGGCATCGCCCCGCCCACCGAAACCATCGAAAAGATCACCGCGCTGGGCCGCCGCTGCCTGGCCATCGAAGCCAACCTGATCAGCATCGAGCCGGTGGCGCGCGTGGTGCGCGAAACCATCGAAGGCCTGGGCGGGCTGGACATCCTGGTCAACAACGCCGGCCTGATCCGCCGCGCCGATGCGGTGGACTTCAGCGAGCAGGACTGGGACGACGTGATGAACGTCAACATCAAGTCTGCGTTCTTCATCTCGCAGGCCGCCGGCCGCCACTTCATCGAACAGGGCCACGGCAAGATCATCAACATCGCCTCGATGCTGTCGTTCCAGGGCGGCGTCCGCGTGCCCTCGTACACCGCCAGCAAGAGCGGCATCGCCGGCATCACCCGCCTGCTGGCCAACGAATGGGCAGGCAAGGGCGTGAACATCAACGCCATCGCGCCGGGCTACATGGCCACCGACAACACGGCCGCCCTGCGTGCCGATGCAGACCGCAACAAGGCCATTCTCGAGCGCATTCCGGCCGGCCGCTGGGGCAACCCGGAAGACCTGGCCGGTGCGGCGGTGTTCCTGGCGTCGTCGGCGTCGGATTACATCAACGGTGCCGTGCTGCCGGTCGATGGTGGCTGGTTGGCGCGCTGACGCGCACTGGCCTGGGTAGTGCCGGCCGCTGGCCGGCATCGAGGCGATGCTTTCTCCGTTCATGAGGTTGCCGGCCAGCGGCCGGCACTACCGGGGCTCCGCCATGCGCTACCTGTTGCTGCTGTTGCTGCTGTCGTGCACCACCGCGCAGGCGGCGCCGGTGCGGCTGTTCATCGCTGGCGACTCCACCGCGGCCGAGTATGGGCCCGACCGTGCGCCACAGGCGGGCTGGGGCCAGGCGCTGCAGAGCTACCTGGACCCGGCGCGCTTCGAAGTACACAACCACGCCAAAGGCGGGCGCAGCACGCGCAGCTTCATCGACGAAGGGCGCCTGGAGGCGATCGCCAGCGAGCTGCGCCGCGGCGATGTGCTGCTGATCCAGTTCGGCCACAACGATGCGAAGTTCGAAGACCGCACGCGCTATACCGATCCGGAGACTGACTACCCGCGCCTGCTGATGCGTTATGTGCAGGTGGCGCGCGACAAGGGCGCCACGCCGGTGCTGGTCACGCCGGTGGCGCGGCTGCTGTACGACTTCGGATCACTGCTGGATACGCACGCGCGCTACACGGTGGCGATGCAGCAGCTGGCTGCGCGCGAACACGTCGCGCTGATCGAGCTCAATGACCGCAGCACGCGCTGGATCCGTGCGCTGGGCGAACAGGGCGCGCGCCCGTACTTCCTGTTCGTGCCTGCGCAGGGCAAGGCCGACGGCACGCATTTCAGCGTGGCCGGTGCCAATGCAGTGGCCTGCCTGGTGCTGCGCGAGGCCGTGCCGCTGCTGCCAGCGCTGCAACCGGCGCTGGTGCGTGATATCGACTGCGACGTGATGGGCGCAGGGCAGGGCGCCGATGCGCAGCGGCCCTCGCAGGTGCTGCATGAAGACACGGTTGCACGCGCGCAACCGGGCCCGCATGGCGGCGCCGGGCCGACCACCGCGTACCCGTTCTTCGCCGACGCGACGGACCTTCCGTTCGTGCTGCGCAAGCGCGTGCTGCACAAGGGCGCCGGCATCGGCCTGCACCCGCAGCACAAGGACGAGATCTACTACATCGTGAGCGGGCAGGGCAGCTACGTGCTGGATGGAGAGCAGCACGACGTGCGCGCGGGCCACGCGCTGCTGACGCGCACGGGCAGCACGCACGCGCTGCAGCAGGTGGGTGAGGAGGATCTGGTGGTGCTGCTGGCGTACCCGCGGTGAACCGTAGAGTCGAGCTTGCTCGACTGCTCCTTATCCTGGCAACGCGTCAGTCGAGCAAGCTCGACTCTACCGGCTCCGGCCCGAAGTGCTTCAGCCCCAGCCGCGCCAGGTCCTCCGGCCGCTCGAAATAGGCTTCGTCGAAGGCGTGCAGGGCGGCCTGCTCCTCCTCGGTCATCGCGCCGTACAGGTCGTGCAGCTGCGTGATTGCCGGGTCCTCCTCCAGCCGGTCCAGCAGGCCGCGCATGCCGGCCAGGATCGCGTGGGTCTGCACCGCGCCCATCGCCTGCAGCGCACGCAGCGCCAGCTGGCAGGTCGGGTCACCCCAGTTGCACAGGAACTGCATGAAGCCGCCGTTGTTGATGTCCGCTTCCATGCGCCACAGCGCCACCAGCTGCTGGTCTTCGTCGGACAGCGCATCCAGCGCCCATGCGGCTGCCTTCAGGCGCGCCAGCGCGGCCTCGTAGCGGTCATCCCACACCTGGTTGGGGATATCGACCACGCCCTGCTCGCGCGGCGGCAGCAGTGCGGGCCAGTTCACACCCAGGCCATCGGCGGTGGCAACCCAGTGCGCGCGCTGTTGGGCCGTGGCTTCGAACAGCGCGGGCGCCCAGCGCAGTGGCTGGCGGGTGCGGCGGCCATCGGCCAGGGTCAGCAGGATGAAGTCGTCGTTGAAGGCGACGTCGGTTACGCGCAGCGAAGCAAATACATCAGTCATGCTGTGCAGGATACCGGCGCCGTCGGCGTACCCGGAAACTTCAAAACACCCCAACGCTTTTGAAGTTTAGTTGCATAAACTTCAAAAGCATGGGGGGCTTTTGAAGGATAGGAGTGATCCCAGCGGAGATTTCCGACGCCTCGTCGGTTGCCTGAAGGGCATACGGGCTCGCGGCAGCGCCTCATCGCTGCAAATGCATCGCTGGACCGTCTGGATCAGGCGATGCGGCAATGGCCAGCCCCTGACATGGTGACCCGGACGCTCGCGCGACGCGAAGCCGTCCAGAGCTCCCAGATCGAGGGGACCCAGACCAACCTGGACGAACTGCTGGTGTTTGAGGCCACGCTCGGCCTGGATGGTCTGCCTGCCGATGTCGTGGTGACCGAGCGCTACGTGCAGGCACTGCAAGAGGGCCTTGATGCCGTGCGTGCCAGCGGTCGCGAGGCGCTCGATCTCGCCCTTGTCAATCAGCTCCACGCGGTGTTGATGCAGGATGCCCCGGACGATTTTCCCAAGGGACGGTACCGCCAGGAGCAGGCCACCATCGGTCCGCTGGGGGGACGACCCGAGGATGCCCGTTTCGTTCCTTCGCCGCCCGACCGCATCGACGCGGCGATGCGTGAACTCGAGCGTGCCATGTTGAAGTACGAGCCCGCCGAGGAAGAGCAGTTCGAACTCAACATCATCGCGCAGCTCGCGATTTCCCACGCCCAGTTTGAAACCATCCATCCCTACAAGGACGGCAATGGACGTACGGGAAGGCTGCTGCTGCCGTTGATCCTCGCCGCCGAAGGCCACCCGCCGCTCTATCTGTCAGGCGCCTTGTTGCGCAACAAAAGCGCCTACTACGACGCGCTCAACCAGGTGCAGATTCGCGGTGAGTGGGGGCCATGGATGGATATGCTGTGCCAGGCCGTGGTCGAGTCTGCGCACGACGCGATTTCCATCGCCGATGACATGTCCCGGCTCACCGCAGCGTGGGAGATTGAACTCCAAGGCTATCGTCGCGACTCGGTGGCGCGCAGGCTTCCGCCGTTGCTGATCGGCCACCCGGTGGTGACGGCAGGCCAGGTGGCTGCCTTGTTGGGGGTGTCTGATCGCTCAGCCCTGACAGGGATCTACGCGCTTGAGGCAGAAGGCATCCTCGTCCCCGGCAGTGATCGTCGCTGGGGGCGCACCTATCACGCGCACGCGGTCCTGCAACGACTCAATCAATTGCCAACGGCACTTCCTGATCGCCTGCGCTGAGCCCTCGCCTCACACGTCCCCGCCGTCCGCCCACCCCTCACCCGTACCCGCCTGGAACACGCGGTCATCGGCCTGCACGTCACCGGCGGGCAGGTGCGACTGGTCGGCCAGTGCGGCGTAGATCGGGGTGAAGTCCGGCGAGGTCGCCTGCATCAGCTGCTCGAAGCTGTCGATGACGAAGTAGGTCTTCTGGAAGGTGTCGATGCGGTACTTCGTGCGCATGATCCGCTGCAGGTCGAAGCCGATGCGGTTGGGCGCGGCCGATTCCAGCGAGTACAGCGATTCGCCCTTCGATGACACGATGCCGGCACCGTAGATGCGCAGGCCGTCGGGCGTGTCGATCAGGCCGAATTCCACCGTGTACCAGTACAGGCGCGTGAGGTTCTGCAGCGCATCCGGGCCGATCGCGTGGGCTTTGACGCCGCCGCGGCCGTAGGCCTCCATGAAGTCGGCGAACACCGGGTTCATCAGCAGCGGCACGTGGCCGAACAGGTCGTGGAACAGGTCCGGTTCGGCGATGTAGTCGATCTGGTCCGGGCGGCGGATCCACCAGGTCACCGGGAAACGGCGGTTGGCCAGATGGTCGAAGAAATCCAGTTCCGGCAGCAGGCCTTCCACGCCCACCAGGGTCCAGCCGGTGGCCGCGCCCAGCACTTCGTTGAGCTGGTCGAAGCGCGGGATCATGTGCGCGTTCATGCCCATCTCGTCCTGCGCGTCGAGGAATTCCTGGCAGGCGCGGCCCACCAGCAGCTCGCGCTGGCGCTGGTACAGCGTGCTCCAGGTGGCGTGGTCGTCGGCGGTATAGGTGTCCCACGGCTGCTCGACGAGCGCGGTGGTGTACACCGGCACGTAGCCCTTGTCGGTCTGCTGGTGTTCGACGCGGCGGGGCTGGGCGAGGTCCATGGGGCACTCCTTGAAGGGATACCTGTGATGCTAGGGCAGGGCGCGCGCAACAGGGTTGCAAAAGTTGCGCGTAATGGGCCTCGTGGCGCAATATCCTTGCGTACTCACCGTGTTGCGGGGCAGCAATGGCCGGAGAAGTCCAGTTCGATCGCACGGATATACGCCTGTTGGCCGAGATCCAGCGTGATGGTCGCGCCACCAACGCGGAGTTGGCGACGCGGGTGAACCTGTCGCCGTCGGCCTGCCTGCGGCGCCTGCAGCGGCTGGAAAGCGAAGGAGTGATCGTCGGCTACGGCGCGCGCCTGGAACCGCGCCAGCTGCGCCTGGGCCTGCAGGCCTTCGTCCGCGTGCAACTGGAAAAGCACGACCAGGCGGCCATCGGCCACTTCGTGGACAGCGTGCAGGGCTGGGATGAAGTGGTGGCCTGCCACGCCCTGACCGGCGACATGGACTATCTGCTGCACGTCTACGTGCGCGACCTGGAGCACTTCTCGCGCTTCCTGCTGGACAGGCTGCTCAACGCCGGCGGCGTGGCCGATGCCAATTCCAGCTTCGTGCTGCGCACGGTGAAGGGCTTCCAGGCGCTGCCGCTGTCGCAGCTGGAGTAAACCGGCTGCGGCGATTTGACGGCGCCGGGCGGGTAGCCGAGCATCACCGCCCTGCGCGCGGCGCAGCGTTCCTTTCCGGTTCCAGGCATGTCCGAACTCCAGCACCCGGTGCTTACCACCACCTTCCTGCCGCTGCAGCGCAAGTCGCTGGCGCGCTACATCGCCCATGGCACGCCGCCGCAGAGCGCGCTGGAACAGGCCGGGCTGATGGCCGCGCAGCTGTGCCGCGCGCGCCTGCACACACCCGCTGAAATCGAGCGCCTGCTGCACGAGGCCTGCGCGCTGTTCGCCACCAGCGAAACCGCCGCCGCGCAGTTGACCGGTACGGGTGGCGGTGGCCAGCCGGAGCTGGACGCCTGGCTGGCCGCGCTGGCCGCCCATGGCGTGCTGCTGGCACCGGCGGAGATCCTGCAGGACTTCATCGCGCAGTCGCCCAGCGAGTACCCGGGCCTGGCCCTGCAGCAGGCCTGCCAGGAAACCCTGGCCGAACATGAGATCCGCTTCCCGGCCGCGTTCGCCAGCGACGATGAGGACGACGACCAGGACGAAACCGTTGCCAGCGATTCGCGCGCGGTCGAACACCATGGCCTGTACACGTCCGAGCAGGCCCGCGTGCTGCGTGCCATCGCGGCCAATCCCGATGAACTGATCGACCTCGATGGCTACGCCGGTACCGGCAAGGGCCACCTGGTGCTGGCGCTGATGGATGCGCGGCCGGGCCGCTATACCTACATTGCGCCGTCGCGCGGCCAGGTCGAAGCGTTCCGCGCCCGCGTGCCGGCCAGCACGGCCGTGCGCCTGCTGACCCAGATCGAATTCGCCAACCGCGTGGCCCAGCACGCTGCGCGCAACGGCCAGACCGGCGGCTTCGTCGCCAGCTACCGGCGCAGCACCCGCACCCCGCGCGAGATCGCCGGCCGCATCGGCCTGCAGGGCATCGCTGGGCGCAGCCCGGAACAGGTGCTGCTGACCGCCTTCGAGGCCATCAACCGCTGGTGCGCGTCGTCCGCACCGCGCATGGCATTCCAGCATTTCGACCGCTCGGTGCCGGCCGCCATGCTCGACGTGGCGCCCTACCTGGCGGCGGCCGAGCACGTCTGGCGCAGCATGTTCGATGCCGAACTGCAGCGTGGCGCCCTGCTCAGCCTGAGCCCGGCGCACATCGGCAAGTGGCTGGCGCTGCGCGGCGTCACCCCGCCGCAGGACATGGGCATGCTGCTGGTGGACGAGGCGCATGACCTGAGCCCGTCGTGGAAGCAGCTGCTGGCCGGTCACGCCCCCGGTGTGGTCAGCCTGGGCGACCCGCACCAGTGCCTGTCCGGCACGGTGCCGCGCTGGGCCGCATCGAAGGTGCTGGAAATGCACCAGTCGGTGCGCCAGGGCAACCAGGTCGATGGCCTGGTCAACCAGGCGCTGGCGCTGGATGGCCTGGGCCCGGACAGCGGTCCGTTTGTGGGTGCCGCTGACCGCGCCACGGGTGTGCTGCATTACCGCGATTGGTCGCAGGTGCCACGCACGGGCCTGCGCATCCATGGCAATGCCGCCGATCTGGCCCTGGACGCCGCACAGCTGCAGGCGCAGGGGCTGCGGCCCTACCTGCACCCGGCCTCGCTGCGCGCGCTGCGCAGCGCGTTGCAGGGGCCGCTGGATGCCTGGCGCCGCCGCGATAGCGGGTCGAACCAGATGCAGGAGCGTTTCCTGGCCACGCAGGCCGGCGACGGGCAGGGCGCATGGGCGGACCTGTTCGCTTCGGCCGACCGGGTGCAGTCACTGCTGCAGGCGCTGGATGACCAGGACACGCCCGCCGATGCACGCGTGGTGCTGTGCCTGGCCGAGCACGCGAAGAACCTGCAGTTCGACGTCGTCTCGCTGTCGCCCGGCTGTTTCAGCGCAGGGCAGGGCGGGCGCATCTGGCACAACCCGGTGCGCGCGGTCTACCTGGCGCTGACCCGTGCGCGCCGCCAGCTGCACGTGCCCGCCGATGGCATGGAACAGCTGCAGCACACCGCGGCGCTGCAGGAACAGGCGCGCCAGGCACGCCGGCGCGAACGGCAGCAGGCCAGCGGTTACCGGCCGGTGCGCTAGCGCGGGATGCCGCGCCGCTCAGCAGCGACGCGGCAGGACACTCAGCACTTTTCCTTGCGGCCCATCATCCTGCCCAGGCGCGAGGGCTCATCGCACTTCGGCACGACCGGTGCAGCCGGTGCCAATGCCGCCGCGCGCGCCTTCTGCAGCTGCTGGATCTTCGCGCGGATCTGCGGCATCGCCGCCATCGCGGCCTTCTCGCCTTCGAGGATGGCAGTGCCACGCTGGCTGAAATCGGCGGCACCGATGTCCAGCACCTTCGGCCGGATGACGATGTCGGCGCGTGCCAGTTCCTGCTCGCCCAGGCGCTGGCCCATGATCGAGATCGACTGGTTGACGATGCCCAGCATGCCGGTCGGTGCCTTGCCGCTGGCCTTGCTGGAGATATCCACGGCGATGACGAACTCGGCACCGAGCTGGCGCGCGGCATCCACCGGCACCGGGCTGACCACGCCGCCGTCGATGTAGTTGCGGCCACCGATCTTCACCGGCTCGAACACGCCGGGGATGCTGCTGGACGCGCGCACGGCCTGGCCGACGTTGCCGCGCACGAAGATCGCGCGCTCGCCGGTTTCCAGCTGGGTGGCGACGGCGGCGAACGGCTTCTTCAGCTTTTCGGCCGGCCGGTTGGCCACCTG contains these protein-coding regions:
- a CDS encoding GDSL-type esterase/lipase family protein, with amino-acid sequence MRYLLLLLLLSCTTAQAAPVRLFIAGDSTAAEYGPDRAPQAGWGQALQSYLDPARFEVHNHAKGGRSTRSFIDEGRLEAIASELRRGDVLLIQFGHNDAKFEDRTRYTDPETDYPRLLMRYVQVARDKGATPVLVTPVARLLYDFGSLLDTHARYTVAMQQLAAREHVALIELNDRSTRWIRALGEQGARPYFLFVPAQGKADGTHFSVAGANAVACLVLREAVPLLPALQPALVRDIDCDVMGAGQGADAQRPSQVLHEDTVARAQPGPHGGAGPTTAYPFFADATDLPFVLRKRVLHKGAGIGLHPQHKDEIYYIVSGQGSYVLDGEQHDVRAGHALLTRTGSTHALQQVGEEDLVVLLAYPR
- a CDS encoding DUF4375 domain-containing protein, whose translation is MTDVFASLRVTDVAFNDDFILLTLADGRRTRQPLRWAPALFEATAQQRAHWVATADGLGVNWPALLPPREQGVVDIPNQVWDDRYEAALARLKAAAWALDALSDEDQQLVALWRMEADINNGGFMQFLCNWGDPTCQLALRALQAMGAVQTHAILAGMRGLLDRLEEDPAITQLHDLYGAMTEEEQAALHAFDEAYFERPEDLARLGLKHFGPEPVESSLLD
- the phhA gene encoding phenylalanine 4-monooxygenase; protein product: MDLAQPRRVEHQQTDKGYVPVYTTALVEQPWDTYTADDHATWSTLYQRQRELLVGRACQEFLDAQDEMGMNAHMIPRFDQLNEVLGAATGWTLVGVEGLLPELDFFDHLANRRFPVTWWIRRPDQIDYIAEPDLFHDLFGHVPLLMNPVFADFMEAYGRGGVKAHAIGPDALQNLTRLYWYTVEFGLIDTPDGLRIYGAGIVSSKGESLYSLESAAPNRIGFDLQRIMRTKYRIDTFQKTYFVIDSFEQLMQATSPDFTPIYAALADQSHLPAGDVQADDRVFQAGTGEGWADGGDV
- a CDS encoding Lrp/AsnC family transcriptional regulator, translating into MAGEVQFDRTDIRLLAEIQRDGRATNAELATRVNLSPSACLRRLQRLESEGVIVGYGARLEPRQLRLGLQAFVRVQLEKHDQAAIGHFVDSVQGWDEVVACHALTGDMDYLLHVYVRDLEHFSRFLLDRLLNAGGVADANSSFVLRTVKGFQALPLSQLE
- the kduD gene encoding 2-dehydro-3-deoxy-D-gluconate 5-dehydrogenase KduD codes for the protein MANPFSLEGKVALVTGGNTGLGQGIAVALAAAGADVAVAGIAPPTETIEKITALGRRCLAIEANLISIEPVARVVRETIEGLGGLDILVNNAGLIRRADAVDFSEQDWDDVMNVNIKSAFFISQAAGRHFIEQGHGKIINIASMLSFQGGVRVPSYTASKSGIAGITRLLANEWAGKGVNINAIAPGYMATDNTAALRADADRNKAILERIPAGRWGNPEDLAGAAVFLASSASDYINGAVLPVDGGWLAR
- a CDS encoding Fic/DOC family N-terminal domain-containing protein is translated as MPEGHTGSRQRLIAANASLDRLDQAMRQWPAPDMVTRTLARREAVQSSQIEGTQTNLDELLVFEATLGLDGLPADVVVTERYVQALQEGLDAVRASGREALDLALVNQLHAVLMQDAPDDFPKGRYRQEQATIGPLGGRPEDARFVPSPPDRIDAAMRELERAMLKYEPAEEEQFELNIIAQLAISHAQFETIHPYKDGNGRTGRLLLPLILAAEGHPPLYLSGALLRNKSAYYDALNQVQIRGEWGPWMDMLCQAVVESAHDAISIADDMSRLTAAWEIELQGYRRDSVARRLPPLLIGHPVVTAGQVAALLGVSDRSALTGIYALEAEGILVPGSDRRWGRTYHAHAVLQRLNQLPTALPDRLR